Proteins encoded by one window of Manis pentadactyla isolate mManPen7 chromosome X, mManPen7.hap1, whole genome shotgun sequence:
- the ARMCX5 gene encoding armadillo repeat-containing X-linked protein 5 isoform X3, giving the protein MAMTREVSKMEAMTETRVMTETKAKPLEEPGIMPQTKLKAMPMSRVSAVTKYEVKAVAGSEVNIGSFAKAHDKVNIGSRSQRRREASIKFRAGDRAGIVIKSSYEDEENVCSWFWTGEEPSVGSWFWPEEETPFQVYKPPPKIQETPKSTPKPELTIKQKAAAWSRARYSVLVPVEGGERSLPPEGNWTLVETLIETPLGIRPLTKIPPYDGPYFQTLAEIKKQVRYREKYGPNPRACRCKSRDFSLEPKEFDELVALLKLTRDPFIHEIATMIMGISPAYPFTQDIIHDVGITVMIENLVNNPNVTEHPRALNVDDNSESPEQPKTGESYIHQVCKDIISYPLNSPMQLAGLKLLEHLSVKFEDHHMIANYIPDFLTLLNRGSVKTKFYVLKVFLRLSKNQANTRELISAKVLSSLVAPFSKNESKANILNIIEIFENINFQFKKKVKLFTKEQFTKSELISIFQEAKEFGQKLQDLAEHSDPEEYW; this is encoded by the coding sequence ATGGCTATGACAAGGGAAGTGAGCAAGATGGAAGCTATGACTGAGACTAGAGTCATGACTGAGACTAAGGCAAAACCCCTGGAAGAACCTGGTATAATGCCCCAAACCAAGTTAAAGGCCATGCCTATGTCCAGAGTCAGTGCTGTGACCAAGTATGAAGTCAAGGCTGTTGCTGGGAGTGAAGTCAATATTGGGTCCTTTGCTAAGGCTCATGATAAGGTTAATATTGGGTCCAGGtcccagagaaggagagaggccaGCATCAAGTTCAGGGCTGGGGACAGAGCTGGTATTGTAATCAAGTCCAGTTATGAGGATGAAGAAAATGTCTGCTCTTGGTTCTGGACTGGAGAGGAGCCTAGCGTAGGATCCTGGTTCTGGCCTGAAGAAGAGACCCCTTTTCAAGTTTATAAGCCTCCACCTAAGATCCAGGAAACACCCAAGTCCACACCCAAACCTGAACTTACTATAAAACAAAAAGCGGCAGCATGGTCAAGGGCCAGGTATAGTGTCCTAGTCCCAGTAGAGGGAGGGGAGCGATCCTTGCCTCCAGAAGGGAATTGGACTCTGGTTGAGACCTTGATTGAGACTCCTCTGGGGATTCGGCCACTGACCAAGATCCCACCCTATGATGGGCCTTACTTCCAGACCTTAGCTGAGATCAAAAAACAGGTTAGGTATAGGGAAAAGTACGGGCCTAATCCAAGAGCCTGCCGCTGCAAATCACGTGACTTTAGTTTAGAGCCTAAAGAGTTTGATGAACTTGTTGCCCTACTTAAACTAACTAGGGATCCTTTCATTCATGAAATAGCTACAATGATAATGGGCATCAGTCCTGCTTATCCATTCACCCAAGATATAATTCATGATGTAGGTATTACTGTTATGATTGAAAACTTGGTCAATAATCCCAATGTTACGGAACACCCTAGAGCTTTAAATGTGGATGACAACTCTGAGTCTCCTGAACAACCAAAAACAGGAGAGTCATACATACATCAAGTTTGTAAGGACATAATTTCTTATCCCTTGAACTCCCCTATGCAACTGGCTGGACTAAAATTACTAGAGCACCTGAGTGTGAAATTTGAGGATCACCATATGATTGCTAATTACATTCCAGATTTCCTAACCTTGTTGAACAGGGGAAGTGTCAAAACcaagttttatgttttaaaagtgtttttgCGCTTGTCTAAAAATCAAGCCAATACAAGAGAACTGATCAGTGCCAAAGTACTATCATCATTGGTTGCACCCTTTAGCAAGAATGAATCAAAGGCCAATATTCTTAATATAATTGAAATATTTGAGAATATAAATTTCCAATTCAAAAAGAAGGTGAAGCTATTTACCAAGGAACAGTTCACTAAATCTGAACTTATTTCCATATTCCAGGAAGCAAAAGAGTTTGGTCAGAAACTCCAAGACTTAGCAGAGCACAGTGATCCTGAG
- the ARMCX5 gene encoding armadillo repeat-containing X-linked protein 5 isoform X2 encodes MAMTREVSKMEAMTETRVMTETKAKPLEEPGIMPQTKLKAMPMSRVSAVTKYEVKAVAGSEVNIGSFAKAHDKVNIGSRSQRRREASIKFRAGDRAGIVIKSSYEDEENVCSWFWTGEEPSVGSWFWPEEETPFQVYKPPPKIQETPKSTPKPELTIKQKAAAWSRARYSVLVPVEGGERSLPPEGNWTLVETLIETPLGIRPLTKIPPYDGPYFQTLAEIKKQVRYREKYGPNPRACRCKSRDFSLEPKEFDELVALLKLTRDPFIHEIATMIMGISPAYPFTQDIIHDVGITVMIENLVNNPNVTEHPRALNVDDNSESPEQPKTGESYIHQVCKDIISYPLNSPMQLAGLKLLEHLSVKFEDHHMIANYIPDFLTLLNRGSVKTKFYVLKVFLRLSKNQANTRELISAKVLSSLVAPFSKNESKANILNIIEIFENINFQFKKKVKLFTKEQFTKSELISIFQEAKEFGQKLQDLAEHSDPEVRDKVVRLILKL; translated from the coding sequence ATGGCTATGACAAGGGAAGTGAGCAAGATGGAAGCTATGACTGAGACTAGAGTCATGACTGAGACTAAGGCAAAACCCCTGGAAGAACCTGGTATAATGCCCCAAACCAAGTTAAAGGCCATGCCTATGTCCAGAGTCAGTGCTGTGACCAAGTATGAAGTCAAGGCTGTTGCTGGGAGTGAAGTCAATATTGGGTCCTTTGCTAAGGCTCATGATAAGGTTAATATTGGGTCCAGGtcccagagaaggagagaggccaGCATCAAGTTCAGGGCTGGGGACAGAGCTGGTATTGTAATCAAGTCCAGTTATGAGGATGAAGAAAATGTCTGCTCTTGGTTCTGGACTGGAGAGGAGCCTAGCGTAGGATCCTGGTTCTGGCCTGAAGAAGAGACCCCTTTTCAAGTTTATAAGCCTCCACCTAAGATCCAGGAAACACCCAAGTCCACACCCAAACCTGAACTTACTATAAAACAAAAAGCGGCAGCATGGTCAAGGGCCAGGTATAGTGTCCTAGTCCCAGTAGAGGGAGGGGAGCGATCCTTGCCTCCAGAAGGGAATTGGACTCTGGTTGAGACCTTGATTGAGACTCCTCTGGGGATTCGGCCACTGACCAAGATCCCACCCTATGATGGGCCTTACTTCCAGACCTTAGCTGAGATCAAAAAACAGGTTAGGTATAGGGAAAAGTACGGGCCTAATCCAAGAGCCTGCCGCTGCAAATCACGTGACTTTAGTTTAGAGCCTAAAGAGTTTGATGAACTTGTTGCCCTACTTAAACTAACTAGGGATCCTTTCATTCATGAAATAGCTACAATGATAATGGGCATCAGTCCTGCTTATCCATTCACCCAAGATATAATTCATGATGTAGGTATTACTGTTATGATTGAAAACTTGGTCAATAATCCCAATGTTACGGAACACCCTAGAGCTTTAAATGTGGATGACAACTCTGAGTCTCCTGAACAACCAAAAACAGGAGAGTCATACATACATCAAGTTTGTAAGGACATAATTTCTTATCCCTTGAACTCCCCTATGCAACTGGCTGGACTAAAATTACTAGAGCACCTGAGTGTGAAATTTGAGGATCACCATATGATTGCTAATTACATTCCAGATTTCCTAACCTTGTTGAACAGGGGAAGTGTCAAAACcaagttttatgttttaaaagtgtttttgCGCTTGTCTAAAAATCAAGCCAATACAAGAGAACTGATCAGTGCCAAAGTACTATCATCATTGGTTGCACCCTTTAGCAAGAATGAATCAAAGGCCAATATTCTTAATATAATTGAAATATTTGAGAATATAAATTTCCAATTCAAAAAGAAGGTGAAGCTATTTACCAAGGAACAGTTCACTAAATCTGAACTTATTTCCATATTCCAGGAAGCAAAAGAGTTTGGTCAGAAACTCCAAGACTTAGCAGAGCACAGTGATCCTGAGGTGAGAGATAAAGTTGTACGATTAATACTCAAACTCTGA
- the ARMCX5 gene encoding armadillo repeat-containing X-linked protein 5 isoform X1 produces the protein MAMTREVSKMEAMTETRVMTETKAKPLEEPGIMPQTKLKAMPMSRVSAVTKYEVKAVAGSEVNIGSFAKAHDKVNIGSRSQRRREASIKFRAGDRAGIVIKSSYEDEENVCSWFWTGEEPSVGSWFWPEEETPFQVYKPPPKIQETPKSTPKPELTIKQKAAAWSRARYSVLVPVEGGERSLPPEGNWTLVETLIETPLGIRPLTKIPPYDGPYFQTLAEIKKQVRYREKYGPNPRACRCKSRDFSLEPKEFDELVALLKLTRDPFIHEIATMIMGISPAYPFTQDIIHDVGITVMIENLVNNPNVTEHPRALNVDDNSESPEQPKTGESYIHQVCKDIISYPLNSPMQLAGLKLLEHLSVKFEDHHMIANYIPDFLTLLNRGSVKTKFYVLKVFLRLSKNQANTRELISAKVLSSLVAPFSKNESKANILNIIEIFENINFQFKKKVKLFTKEQFTKSELISIFQEAKEFGQKLQDLAEHSDPENSNSLEFQLWVLLSQLGIFTVQLDQTLWKYSVSQMSYGAHNQLIAMEFSIS, from the exons ATGGCTATGACAAGGGAAGTGAGCAAGATGGAAGCTATGACTGAGACTAGAGTCATGACTGAGACTAAGGCAAAACCCCTGGAAGAACCTGGTATAATGCCCCAAACCAAGTTAAAGGCCATGCCTATGTCCAGAGTCAGTGCTGTGACCAAGTATGAAGTCAAGGCTGTTGCTGGGAGTGAAGTCAATATTGGGTCCTTTGCTAAGGCTCATGATAAGGTTAATATTGGGTCCAGGtcccagagaaggagagaggccaGCATCAAGTTCAGGGCTGGGGACAGAGCTGGTATTGTAATCAAGTCCAGTTATGAGGATGAAGAAAATGTCTGCTCTTGGTTCTGGACTGGAGAGGAGCCTAGCGTAGGATCCTGGTTCTGGCCTGAAGAAGAGACCCCTTTTCAAGTTTATAAGCCTCCACCTAAGATCCAGGAAACACCCAAGTCCACACCCAAACCTGAACTTACTATAAAACAAAAAGCGGCAGCATGGTCAAGGGCCAGGTATAGTGTCCTAGTCCCAGTAGAGGGAGGGGAGCGATCCTTGCCTCCAGAAGGGAATTGGACTCTGGTTGAGACCTTGATTGAGACTCCTCTGGGGATTCGGCCACTGACCAAGATCCCACCCTATGATGGGCCTTACTTCCAGACCTTAGCTGAGATCAAAAAACAGGTTAGGTATAGGGAAAAGTACGGGCCTAATCCAAGAGCCTGCCGCTGCAAATCACGTGACTTTAGTTTAGAGCCTAAAGAGTTTGATGAACTTGTTGCCCTACTTAAACTAACTAGGGATCCTTTCATTCATGAAATAGCTACAATGATAATGGGCATCAGTCCTGCTTATCCATTCACCCAAGATATAATTCATGATGTAGGTATTACTGTTATGATTGAAAACTTGGTCAATAATCCCAATGTTACGGAACACCCTAGAGCTTTAAATGTGGATGACAACTCTGAGTCTCCTGAACAACCAAAAACAGGAGAGTCATACATACATCAAGTTTGTAAGGACATAATTTCTTATCCCTTGAACTCCCCTATGCAACTGGCTGGACTAAAATTACTAGAGCACCTGAGTGTGAAATTTGAGGATCACCATATGATTGCTAATTACATTCCAGATTTCCTAACCTTGTTGAACAGGGGAAGTGTCAAAACcaagttttatgttttaaaagtgtttttgCGCTTGTCTAAAAATCAAGCCAATACAAGAGAACTGATCAGTGCCAAAGTACTATCATCATTGGTTGCACCCTTTAGCAAGAATGAATCAAAGGCCAATATTCTTAATATAATTGAAATATTTGAGAATATAAATTTCCAATTCAAAAAGAAGGTGAAGCTATTTACCAAGGAACAGTTCACTAAATCTGAACTTATTTCCATATTCCAGGAAGCAAAAGAGTTTGGTCAGAAACTCCAAGACTTAGCAGAGCACAGTGATCCTGAG AACTCCAATAGCCTGGAATTCCAGCTATGGGTACTGCTTTCACAGTTGGGGATCTTCACAGTACAATTGGACCAGACCCTTTGGAAATATTCTGTTTCTCAAATGTCCTATGGAGCACACAATCAGTTGATTGCTATGGAATTTTCCATCAGCTAA
- the LOC118931905 gene encoding oogenesin-1-like, whose protein sequence is MFKKMDQKPTGTLLELAAKSLLSNELAALHALDELPRDLFVPLFVPAFLGRHKEILKAMAPKTEALRLKAGPGLSMLQFLDARCIDHLQVDLCHLRDVNTLVAQTAHLYSLHLSNIRFTCFEQRHFQAFLHCLGKLDSLQELDLSALYLRDRLHRLLRVLPPQIETLNLSFCGLSYKDITILSQSSQATHLKQLNLNHNQVFSEAYEPFQTLLQRASGTLKHLEINNCLLTDSTLSVLLPALSHCLCLRVLSFAFNPITMPVLMSVLQHLTSLMELKHVIYPVPLHCYRQWDVPGSLDRQQLAEVQAQLKAMLQAVQRDDMLWTTHSV, encoded by the exons ATGTTCAAGAAGATGGACCAGAAGCCCACAGGCACTCTGCTAGAGCTTGCTGCAAAGAGTCTGCTGAGTAATGAGCTGGCTGCTCTCCATGCCCTGGATGAGCTCCCAAGAGACCTCTTTGTTCCACTGTTCGTTCCTGCCTTCTTGGGCAGGCATAAGGAGATACTAAAGGCAATG GCGCCCAAAACTGAGGCTCTTAGACTTAAGGCAGGACCTGGACT AAGTATGCTGCAGTTTCTGGATGCACGATGCATTGATCACCTGCAGGTAGATCTGTGTCATTTGAGGGATGTCAACACTCTTGTGGCTCAGACGGCCCACCTGTACAGCCTTCATCTGTCTAACATCCGCTTTACATGTTTTGAACAGAGACACTTCCAAGCTTTTCTCCACTGTCTTGGGAAGCTGGACAGCCTCCAAGAGCTCGACTTGTCTGCCTTGTACCTCAGAGATCGATTGCACAGACTTCTCAG AGTGCTGCCACCTCAGATAGAGACATTGAATCTGTCTTTCTGTGGCCTGTCTTACAAAGATATCACCATCCTGTCCCAGAGCTCTCAGGCCACCCACTTAAAGCAGTTGAATCTCAATCACAACCAGGTATTCTCAGAGGCTTATGAGCCCTTCCAGACTCTGCTGCAGAGGGCCTCGGGTACCCTGAAGCATCTGGAAATAAATAATTGCCTCTTAACTGATTCCACTCTCTCCGTTCTCCTGCCAGCTCTGAGCCACTGTTTGTGCCTTCGTGTCCTTAGCTTTGCCTTCAACCCCATTACAATGCCTGTGCTCATGAGCGTTCTGCAGCACCTAACATCCTTGATGGAGCTGAAGCATGTGATTTATCCCGTCCCTCTTCATTGCTACAGACAATGGGATGTTCCCGGCAGTTTGGACCGACAGCAGTTGGCTGAAGTGCAGGCCCAATTGAAGGCAATGTTGCAGGCGGTACAGCGGGATGACATGCTTTGGACTACCCATTCTGTGTGA